In a genomic window of Bacteroidota bacterium:
- a CDS encoding ECF-type sigma factor — protein sequence MADVTQLLREVRQGEDRAADALFALVYDELSALAKRQRARWNGNDTLNTTALVHEAYLKLAGGALDVDGRAHFFALASKAMRQVLSNYARDRRRQKRGGAQPHVALDDATALADPVAFTDDVADTFVALDEALARLEALSPRQSRVVECRFYGQLSVPETATALGLSPATVKRDWAAAQAWLHRELRRPPV from the coding sequence ATGGCCGACGTCACCCAACTGCTTCGCGAGGTCCGGCAGGGCGAGGACCGCGCCGCCGACGCCCTCTTCGCGCTCGTCTACGACGAGCTCTCGGCGCTCGCCAAGCGGCAGCGCGCTCGCTGGAATGGCAACGACACGCTCAACACGACGGCGCTCGTCCACGAGGCCTACCTCAAGCTCGCCGGCGGCGCGCTCGACGTGGACGGCCGGGCGCACTTCTTCGCGCTCGCCTCGAAGGCGATGCGGCAGGTGCTGAGCAACTACGCCCGCGACCGCCGACGCCAGAAGCGCGGCGGCGCGCAGCCCCACGTTGCCCTGGACGACGCCACTGCCCTCGCCGACCCCGTCGCGTTCACCGACGACGTGGCCGACACGTTCGTCGCGCTCGACGAAGCCCTCGCCCGGCTCGAAGCGCTCAGCCCGCGCCAGAGCCGCGTCGTCGAGTGCCGGTTCTACGGGCAACTCTCGGTGCCGGAGACGGCGACGGCGCTCGGCCTCTCGCCCGCAACGGTCAAGCGGGACTGGGCCGCGGCGCAGGCCTGGCTCCACCGCGAACTCCGACGCCCTCCGGTGTGA